The Hippopotamus amphibius kiboko isolate mHipAmp2 chromosome 16, mHipAmp2.hap2, whole genome shotgun sequence genomic interval CGTGATGATGAAAGGAAGCGTTCAGATTCCAAAGATATTTGGCTCAACTGCGGGAAATTGAGAAGGAATTAGATAAAGGGATGAAGAATGAAGGAGGCCTAAGGAAACTGCCAAGGCTTCTCGCTTGGGTGGTGATGCCAGTGGTGGTGGGAAACATGAGCGTTTCCTTGGTGAAAACTGAACTCTGTTCACCTTATGAGTCGTCTGTGGGACATCTTATGGGGGTGTTGGGTGAACAGGAAGGGGTGCAAATCCAAGGCTCTCCCTTCTTAAGTGTACTCATCACAGGAGCCCCTTTGTTTTGTCAAACTTCCCTGATCCCCAGTCCCATAGCTGGACCACATAGCTTCTCTGAGTAGCCAGAGGCTCTCCCCCCGGCCCGCCCCCCAttctaaagatgaggaaacaggtttgGAGAGAGTTGCAACTCACTGCTGGGGACAAGACCACAGTATGGCCCTTCTACCCCTACCCCTGGAACACAAGACCAACATAGAGAAAACCCTTCAGAAAGTCCTTTAATAGGAATAGAACTGGAGGCTTCCCACCTCCAGCTCCCAGGTCCTCCTCTGGCCCCCGCACCACAGTGACTCAACTCGTGTTCCACACCCACCCCACACCGGCCAGGCCACCACGCTGCCATCCGCCAACCCTTCCTTGGGATAGCTTGGGACTGGGCTATATGCTGTTTGCTTCAAATTGGGAGTGgaagaaattagagaaatttgAGGCTAATTTGTAGACTTGGGGGACCATGGGGTCTGAGCCTAAAGCTTTAGGAGGGGGACATTAGGTGACCGTCTGTGGTCTGGGTGTTCGGTTGCCTTGGAAGGAGTCTGGGTGGCTTAGGGAGGGACCACATGACAGCAGGGGTAGCAGCTCTTGGAGTCAAAATCCTTATGGTCAGGCTTCCATCCTTTTGACTTGAGTGCTCTTGGCTATGATTTGGGGACCCCTCTGGCTTTGAGGTGATGGGATCCCAGTCTCTTTATGGAGGACCTGGTGGGCGTCTTCTGCCTGAGGACGGGTAGGCATCCCATGGTCAGTGCAATCCAGTGAGGTAGGCAAAAGATTCCATCCTGGTCCCCCTCTGCAGTGCCCAGGCCCTGCTGCCACGAGCTGTGTCTCGCGCAAGGACAACCCGTCAGGGAGGCAACTGGGGCAATGAAACCAAGCCCGTGTTCCTCGCATTTCGCTGGGCATCCGCAGggctgcctctgtgcctttgtctGAATCTCACACAGGCGCTGTGTAGTCTGTGAGCGTCCTGAACCTGGTTCTCCCTCTGCCGTCCCACACTGGCCGCTTGTGGTCATCTCCCTGGGCTCTTATGTCGCCTCTCCCCTGCCGCCttttcccacccacccctcccctgcaacCTGCCGCCTACTTCCCGTGTGCCTGCTCTCCCATACTACTGGTCGATCTCCGCCTTCACTTTGGCCGTCTCCCCATGGCCCTCTTCCAGAGTGTTTCCTGCCCCACACCCACTCCCTGACCCCTCGGCCCCCGATGCCAGCTGGCTTCCAGAGTCTCCCAACCCCGGCCCCGGCCCGTGGAAGTGGGTGCGCTGGTGCTTGCGGAAGTTGGAGGAGTTGTTGAAAGTGCGATCGCAGAGGGTGCAGCGGAAGGGGCGCTCGCCGGTGTGGATGCGGGCGTGGCCGCTGAGCACCGAGGACTGGGTGAAGCCCTTGCCGCACACGCCGCAGTGGTAGGGCCGCTCGCCCGTGTGCACCCGCTCGTGGTCTCGCATGTCTGAGGAGCGGCGGAACGGCTTGGCACAGAACCTGCAGGCGAAAGGCTTCCCCACCGCTGCGCCGGCCGCCGCCGCGGCCATCACCACCTCCGACCTCTCCTGGGGCACCTCAGGCCCCTGATCtcgggccgccgccgcctccggaGGCCTTTGAGAGGTCCCCGGCTCCACCCCATGTCGGTGCTGGTGCCGCAGCAGCGGCGCCAGGGCCTTGAAGGCCCGGGGGCAGAGCGGGCAGCGGTAGGGCCGCTCTCCCGTGTGCAGGCTGTAGTGGGCGCGGAGGCTGGCGGGGCCTGGACAGCTGTGGCCGCACACATGACACCGGCTTGAGTCCCCACCCTGCCCGCCACCCTCAGCCCCCGCCAGGTGGCCGTGTTCGTGGAAGAGCAGCTCGGAGACCAGCCGGAAGGCAGCTGGGCACAAGGCACAGTGGAGGGAGCCTGGCTCCGGGGGCTCAGGTACCAGCGTGGTGTCTGTCACCTTCACCACCTGGATCTCGATGAGGTCACTCGGGGGGGTGGCCGGGCGGCCATCATCAGGCACCAGGACCTGGGTGAGGAGGGGGAAGAAACAGGAGCCTGTGGACTCTGCCTCAAGGCCACCCCAACACGCCCCACTTATTCAACACCCTCTGTAGCATACGGGGCCCCTCAGTTTCTAGGTTCGGTTCTCCATCCTCTGGGATTCTGCCACACGACCATCAAGACTTCCCTTCCTGTCCAAAACATATCACGGATCCAGCCAtttctctcctccaccccactTAAAAGCCAATCATTTCTCGCCAAGTCTCCTGACCCTCGGAATGCCTCTGCTCCTACCGCTGCTTCCTTATAACCCACCTCCCCAAAGCGGCCCGAGTGACCTTTTGAAAACGGAAATCAGATGGCAGTCATGTTCCCATTCACACCCCTCCCATGACTCTAACTGCTCTTAAAATCCCAGACCGTCCCCTGCTATTCATCACGCTCCCGCTGCTCTCTCTGACCCGGCGTAAATGTAAGCCTCGCAGCTGACTTCTCTCGTCTAGACTCAGCTCCCCTACCCCTCCTCTAGCAGCTCACTCTTTCTTTGGAGAACATAACACAATGTCTCGTTTCTCGTCTCTCTCCCTTACTTGACTGCAAGCTCCAAA includes:
- the ZNF784 gene encoding zinc finger protein 784 — protein: MAAARPETPSPSSAAPEPRSPEPPDLVLVPDDGRPATPPSDLIEIQVVKVTDTTLVPEPPEPGSLHCALCPAAFRLVSELLFHEHGHLAGAEGGGQGGDSSRCHVCGHSCPGPASLRAHYSLHTGERPYRCPLCPRAFKALAPLLRHQHRHGVEPGTSQRPPEAAAARDQGPEVPQERSEVVMAAAAAGAAVGKPFACRFCAKPFRRSSDMRDHERVHTGERPYHCGVCGKGFTQSSVLSGHARIHTGERPFRCTLCDRTFNNSSNFRKHQRTHFHGPGPGLGDSGSQLASGAEGSGSGCGAGNTLEEGHGETAKVKAEIDQ